The Mangifera indica cultivar Alphonso chromosome 8, CATAS_Mindica_2.1, whole genome shotgun sequence genome has a window encoding:
- the LOC123224434 gene encoding non-specific lipid transfer protein GPI-anchored 16-like, translating into MKNTYFHVILTLLATLLVVSVHGQISTPCTTSMISNVTPCLNFITGSSANGRSTPTPSCCASLKWLMSTSTDCACLVLTANVPVQLPINQILSLGLLTACNMGGIPTQCKASGTPLPAPGPVAIGPALSPMATSPLSPRASKQTSFPPAEAQASSAEESEAPTTPARIRPVFTPPSLTSASLPSYTSPASILLLLLGILIFNGYKFSF; encoded by the exons ATGAAGAATACTTATTTCCATGTAATTTTGACATTATTAGCAACCCTTTTGGTGGTTTCAGTGCATGGGCAAATTTCAACGCCATGCACAACCTCAATGATCTCCAACGTCACGCCATGCCTAAATTTCATAACTGGAAGTAGTGCAAATGGCCGTTCGACACCAACTCCGAGCTGCTGCGCTTCTTTGAAATGGCTTATGAGTACTAGTACGGACTGTGCTTGTCTTGTTTTAACTGCCAATGTCCCTGTTCAACTGCCCATTAACCAAATTTTGTCCCTAGGCCTCCTCACAGCCTGTAACATGGGCGGTATTCCAACTCAGTGCAAAG CCTCTGGCACTCCTCTTCCAGCTCCAG GTCCTGTGGCAATTGGGCCAGCACTTTCACCTATGGCTACTTCGCCTCTCAGTCCACGAG CTTCCAAACAAACATCATTTCCTCCAGCAGAAGCACAGGCATCATCAGCAGAGGAATCAGAAGCACCAACCACCCCCGCCAGGATCAGGCCAGTTTTCACACCGCCATCATTGACATCCGCCTCCCTCCCATCCTACACTTCCCCAGCATCAATTCTACTGCTACTTTTAGGAATCTTGATTTTCAACGgctataaattttcattttaa